In the genome of Kitasatospora cathayae, one region contains:
- a CDS encoding HAD family hydrolase, with translation MGEDGPVTEARTAPRLIATDLDGTLLCSGGTVSDRTAAALAAAEAAGVQVVFVTGRPPRWMQQLSPHIGGHGVAICSNGGAIVDVRRGGELIEYFPMPVETSLAVVEVLRAKLPGTAFAFEYADGWGREPGYEVLMWGDDEVRVIGPAEQLLADGGPVRGLFKLLAKHPDLDPDTFLTEARTAAGHLAEITRSSPIPLLEISAPGVTKASTLARWCAEHGIDRSEVVAFGDMPNDLEMLAWAGTAYAVANAHPHVLAAVAQHTVSNEEDGVAAVLEELLRLL, from the coding sequence ATGGGCGAAGATGGACCGGTGACCGAAGCCCGTACCGCTCCCCGCCTCATCGCCACCGACCTGGACGGCACCCTGCTGTGCTCCGGCGGCACCGTCAGCGATCGCACCGCCGCGGCCCTGGCGGCGGCCGAGGCGGCCGGGGTGCAGGTGGTGTTCGTGACCGGGCGGCCGCCGCGCTGGATGCAGCAGCTGAGCCCGCACATCGGCGGTCACGGGGTGGCGATCTGCTCCAACGGCGGCGCGATCGTGGACGTGCGGCGCGGCGGCGAGCTGATCGAGTACTTCCCGATGCCGGTCGAGACCTCGCTGGCCGTGGTGGAGGTGCTGCGGGCCAAGCTGCCCGGCACCGCGTTCGCCTTCGAGTACGCGGACGGCTGGGGCCGCGAGCCCGGGTACGAGGTGCTGATGTGGGGCGACGACGAGGTCCGGGTGATCGGTCCGGCCGAGCAGCTGTTGGCCGACGGCGGCCCGGTGCGGGGCCTGTTCAAGCTGCTGGCCAAGCACCCGGACCTCGACCCGGACACCTTCCTCACCGAGGCCCGGACGGCGGCCGGGCACCTGGCCGAGATCACCCGCTCCTCGCCGATCCCGCTGCTGGAGATCAGCGCGCCCGGCGTCACCAAGGCCAGCACGCTGGCCCGTTGGTGCGCCGAGCACGGGATCGACCGCAGTGAGGTGGTGGCCTTCGGCGACATGCCGAACGACCTGGAGATGCTGGCCTGGGCGGGCACCGCGTACGCCGTCGCCAACGCCCATCCGCATGTGCTGGCGGCGGTGGCGCAGCACACGGTGAGCAACGAGGAGGACGGCGTCGCGGCGGTGCTCGAGGAACTGCTCCGACTGCTCTGA
- a CDS encoding LLM class flavin-dependent oxidoreductase yields the protein MRLSTVILPIHRWSEGQKIWRRADDLGFHAAYTYDHLSWRSFRDEPWFGSVPTLTAAACATERIRLGTLVTSPNFRHPVTLAKELITLDDVSGGRVTLGIGAGGTGFDATAMGQEAWSPRERADRFGEFLPLLDELLRSDATTREGAYYSAVEARNVPGCVQTPRVPFYVAATGPRGLKLAAEYGQGWVTYGDPRGPADVPVEQAPEVIAKQLGKLTAACEAAGRDVATLEKVLLQGSTAEKPLQSVDAFVDWAGTYRELGITELVIHWPVPDSIFENDLAVFEEIATEGLAQLG from the coding sequence ATGCGACTGAGCACCGTGATCCTCCCCATCCACCGGTGGAGCGAGGGACAGAAGATCTGGCGGCGGGCCGACGACCTCGGGTTCCACGCGGCGTACACGTACGACCACCTGTCGTGGCGCAGCTTCCGGGACGAGCCCTGGTTCGGGTCCGTCCCGACGTTGACGGCAGCCGCGTGCGCCACCGAGCGGATCCGGCTGGGGACGCTGGTGACGTCGCCGAACTTCCGGCATCCGGTGACGCTGGCGAAGGAGCTGATCACGCTGGACGACGTGTCCGGCGGGCGGGTCACGCTGGGGATCGGGGCCGGGGGCACGGGGTTCGACGCGACGGCGATGGGGCAGGAGGCGTGGTCGCCGCGGGAGCGGGCGGACCGGTTCGGGGAGTTCCTGCCGCTGCTGGACGAGTTGCTGCGCAGTGACGCCACGACGCGCGAGGGCGCGTACTACTCGGCGGTCGAGGCGCGGAACGTCCCCGGGTGCGTGCAGACGCCGCGGGTGCCGTTCTACGTGGCGGCGACCGGTCCGCGCGGGCTGAAGCTGGCGGCCGAGTACGGGCAGGGCTGGGTGACGTACGGGGACCCGCGCGGGCCGGCGGACGTGCCGGTGGAGCAGGCGCCCGAGGTCATCGCGAAGCAGCTCGGGAAGCTGACGGCGGCCTGCGAGGCGGCCGGGCGGGACGTGGCGACGCTGGAGAAGGTGCTGCTGCAGGGCTCGACGGCGGAGAAGCCGCTGCAGTCGGTGGACGCCTTCGTGGACTGGGCCGGGACGTACCGGGAGCTGGGGATCACCGAGCTGGTGATCCACTGGCCGGTGCCGGACTCGATCTTCGAGAACGACCTCGCGGTGTTCGAGGAGATCGCCACCGAGGGCCTGGCCCAGCTGGGCTGA
- a CDS encoding SUKH-3 domain-containing protein, with translation MQRFSDETERVLRAAGWQPGRQVDTGSWRRRLESAGLPMHDAAEQFLSEFGGLLVEVDGPGISRARTPFELDPALADGEEDRFTDWSQEIGEAIVPVGELDNGRYFLGISDSGEIHLVADWLASFGPVGEALDGLILGIAPKIVRE, from the coding sequence ATGCAGCGATTCTCGGACGAGACCGAACGCGTGCTGCGTGCTGCTGGCTGGCAGCCCGGACGGCAGGTCGATACCGGCTCGTGGCGTCGCCGGCTGGAGAGCGCCGGTCTCCCGATGCATGACGCGGCCGAGCAGTTCCTGTCGGAGTTCGGCGGGCTGCTGGTCGAGGTCGACGGTCCTGGGATCTCGCGTGCCCGCACGCCGTTCGAGCTGGACCCTGCACTCGCCGACGGCGAGGAGGACAGGTTCACCGACTGGAGCCAGGAGATCGGCGAAGCCATCGTGCCGGTCGGGGAACTGGACAACGGGCGGTACTTCCTCGGGATCTCCGATTCCGGAGAGATCCATCTCGTCGCGGACTGGCTCGCCTCCTTCGGCCCGGTCGGGGAGGCGCTGGACGGTCTCATCCTCGGAATCGCCCCGAAGATCGTCCGGGAGTAG
- a CDS encoding sensor histidine kinase — MDPTPDLPEPTPEPTPHRVPEIASLGLDTLVTEVAERLQSAAAVTDRMQRLLEAVVSIGAGLDLHATLHRIATGAAELVDARYAALGVIAPGGHGLADFVHVGIDDATADGIGDLPAGRGILGALIDRPEPLRLADLRTDPRSSGFPPHHPCMKTFLGVPIRVREEVFGNLYLTEKKGGGAFTPEDEQVVHALAAAAGVAIENSRLYEEGRRRERWIAGAAAVTTALLSTEQAEGALTVAAEQVRELADAALGMILLPTGPVGEQDGQMRVAHASGEAAEFVRGELLPKDSFAARLLAGDSVHLDDMSSDPTVVIRLARSFGPSMAVPMVAAGRVLGGLCVWRPRGALPFTDSEKQLAETFASQAALALRLAEGQRDQQRLAVFQDRDRIARDLHDLVIQRLFATGMMLESAARRAVVPEVKAGIGNAVDELDATIQEVRTTIYALQHDNHGDAPDTLRTRVLREASQTAAALGFKPSVSFVGPVESLVGENTGRQLLAALREMLSNTARHARASRVGVEIDATVHLSDDGRPVGGDPESLDRGGRPGVLLSVTDDGVGIPQGGRRSGLLNLTRRAEALGGAAWHERGPYRKGTVVRRTARL; from the coding sequence ATGGACCCCACGCCGGACCTCCCCGAGCCCACCCCCGAGCCGACACCCCATCGGGTGCCCGAGATCGCCTCGCTCGGGCTGGACACGCTGGTCACCGAGGTCGCCGAACGCCTGCAGTCCGCCGCCGCCGTCACCGACCGGATGCAGCGGCTGCTGGAGGCGGTGGTCTCCATCGGCGCCGGGCTCGATCTGCACGCCACCCTGCACCGGATCGCCACCGGCGCCGCCGAACTCGTCGACGCCCGGTACGCGGCCCTCGGCGTGATCGCCCCCGGCGGGCACGGCCTGGCCGACTTCGTCCACGTCGGCATCGACGACGCGACCGCCGACGGGATCGGCGACCTGCCCGCCGGCCGCGGCATCCTCGGCGCGCTCATCGACCGCCCCGAACCGCTGCGGCTGGCCGACCTGCGCACCGACCCGCGCTCCTCCGGCTTCCCGCCGCACCACCCGTGCATGAAGACCTTCCTGGGCGTGCCGATCCGGGTCCGCGAGGAGGTCTTCGGCAACCTCTACCTCACCGAGAAGAAGGGCGGCGGGGCCTTCACCCCCGAGGACGAACAAGTGGTGCACGCACTCGCCGCGGCCGCCGGCGTCGCCATCGAGAACTCCCGGCTGTACGAGGAGGGGCGCCGCCGCGAACGCTGGATCGCCGGCGCCGCCGCCGTCACCACCGCCCTGCTCTCCACCGAGCAGGCCGAGGGCGCGCTGACCGTCGCGGCCGAGCAGGTACGGGAGTTGGCGGACGCGGCGCTCGGGATGATCCTGCTGCCCACCGGCCCGGTCGGCGAGCAGGACGGCCAGATGCGGGTCGCCCACGCCTCCGGCGAGGCCGCCGAGTTCGTCCGCGGCGAGCTGCTGCCCAAGGACAGCTTCGCCGCCCGGCTGCTGGCGGGGGACAGCGTCCACCTGGACGACATGTCCAGTGACCCCACCGTGGTGATCCGGCTCGCCCGCAGCTTCGGCCCGTCCATGGCCGTGCCGATGGTCGCCGCCGGGCGGGTGCTCGGCGGGCTCTGCGTCTGGCGCCCGCGCGGCGCGCTGCCGTTCACCGACTCCGAGAAGCAGCTCGCCGAGACCTTCGCCTCCCAGGCCGCCCTCGCCCTGCGGCTCGCCGAGGGCCAGCGCGACCAGCAGCGGCTGGCCGTCTTCCAGGACCGCGACCGGATCGCCCGCGACCTCCACGACCTGGTGATCCAACGGCTGTTCGCCACCGGGATGATGCTGGAGAGCGCGGCCCGCCGGGCCGTCGTCCCCGAGGTGAAGGCCGGCATCGGCAACGCGGTGGACGAACTGGACGCCACCATCCAGGAGGTCCGCACCACCATCTACGCCCTCCAGCACGACAACCACGGCGACGCCCCCGACACCCTGCGCACCCGGGTCCTGCGCGAGGCCAGCCAAACCGCGGCGGCGCTCGGCTTCAAGCCCTCGGTGAGCTTCGTCGGGCCGGTGGAGAGCCTGGTCGGCGAGAACACCGGGCGCCAACTCCTCGCCGCCCTGCGGGAGATGCTCTCCAACACGGCCCGGCACGCCCGGGCCTCCCGGGTCGGCGTGGAGATCGACGCCACCGTCCACCTGAGCGACGACGGCCGACCGGTCGGCGGCGACCCGGAGTCCCTGGACCGGGGCGGACGGCCCGGCGTGCTGCTCAGCGTCACCGACGACGGGGTCGGCATCCCGCAGGGCGGGCGGCGCAGCGGACTGCTCAACCTGACCCGGCGGGCGGAGGCGCTCGGCGGGGCCGCCTGGCACGAGCGGGGGCCGTACCGGAAGGGGACCGTGGTGCGCCGGACGGCCCGACTGTAG
- a CDS encoding RHS repeat-associated core domain-containing protein: protein MSNPIVKALQHSAQKLGKALADDAGKAMKGFYRKTGTNLKQVAHNTRQAEARHAAEMDKLLKGGGKDLPHPGTGGTARGGDSHPKGRGREQVRDPRTEGRAHDSRCGGGEPVDMATGRMYIDQVDASLPGSLPLLFTRNFESGYIAGRWMGPKWVCTFDERLEIDTEGVVHIRADRITQAYPHPEPGETVEAIAGERRQLRLATGGYHLRDRSTGIVREFTTAAGGTEALLTRVRDRHGRQYTLNYDEDGVPLSITHSGGYELRVTVDADRITALRLANATETGGEALLLRYGYTDGHLSAVYNSSGKPMRFANDASGRILSWTDRNNSQYLYAYDRLDRAVDEGGADGTLRFHFTYGAPDPETGLRTHTETNALGHTTTYTVNDHAQITAITGPLGHTTAYERDEYDRLLTETDALGRTTRYEYDGAGDLISVTRPDGEQTTAVYLDQLSLPVQITEPDGSVWRHTYDEARLRTSLRDPIGAVTSYGYDELGHLASVTNTLGNTVRVSCNPAGLPVEVTDPTGATTRFEHDAFGRTVAVTDPIGGVTRMTWTVEGRLNTRTAPDGSTETWTYDGEGNVLTHTDALGRISTFEYTHFETLAASTGPDGARYAFDYDTHMQLVAVTNALGQVWNYTYDAAGRLVAESDFNGRSVTYELDQADQIASRTNPMGQRISYTYDLLGRITAKDTPDGTTSYCYDAAGRLIRAVSPDAEVVRTYDRLGHLLTESVNGRTLTHTRDMLGRRTERTTPDGHVSAWTYDAAGRPMTLATAGGRVSFSYDPAGREQQRMYDEHLALVNTWDARHRLTGQVLHNGDANPGTILQQRTYTYRADGSLRAVDDRLSGSRTFDLDAAGRVTGVRAEGWSESYAYDPAGNVTEADWPATGSTWAAVGARTFEGTQLVTAGRIRYEYDTAGRITLRQKTRLSKKPDTWRYRWDAEGRLTQVTTPDGTRWRYLYDPFGRRITKHRMGTDGAAVEERIDFTWDGPVLAEQTTHAPYLPGPHTLSWDHEELHPLAQSEKITTFATADSPQDRIDRRFFAIVTDLVGTPKELVDPSTEAVAWRATHTLWGHTTWPADSATYTPLRFPGQYFDPETRLHYNVNRYYDPETARYTSPDPLGLAPSPNPDAYVHNPHTWADPLGLSTHQHDDLLQAVKLEADKGTKVSPSRMRPVAAEGLKLPNGQIKTSPSVRGAAPVLHSDVQAVLNTVPAEARGDGHGKCGLPVLLSDALNNKIDPTGSTAAAMIIRSNTEHPKHGHPIGPCKSCRALSEHYKLDFITDDGL from the coding sequence ATGAGCAACCCGATCGTCAAAGCCCTCCAGCACAGCGCCCAGAAGCTCGGCAAGGCCCTGGCCGACGACGCGGGCAAGGCGATGAAGGGCTTCTACCGCAAGACCGGCACCAACCTGAAGCAGGTCGCCCACAACACCCGCCAGGCCGAGGCCAGGCACGCCGCCGAGATGGACAAGCTCCTCAAGGGCGGAGGGAAGGACCTCCCCCACCCCGGCACCGGCGGCACCGCCCGCGGCGGCGACTCCCACCCGAAGGGCCGCGGCCGCGAACAGGTCCGCGACCCTCGCACCGAGGGCCGTGCGCACGACTCCCGCTGCGGCGGTGGCGAGCCCGTCGACATGGCCACCGGCCGGATGTACATCGACCAGGTCGACGCCTCCCTCCCCGGCTCCCTCCCGCTGCTGTTCACCCGCAACTTCGAGTCCGGGTATATCGCGGGCCGCTGGATGGGCCCCAAGTGGGTCTGCACCTTCGACGAACGCCTGGAGATCGACACCGAAGGCGTCGTCCACATACGCGCCGACCGCATCACCCAGGCCTACCCCCACCCCGAACCCGGCGAGACCGTCGAGGCCATCGCCGGCGAGCGCCGCCAACTGCGCCTGGCCACCGGCGGCTACCACCTCCGCGACCGCTCCACCGGCATCGTCCGCGAGTTCACCACCGCCGCCGGCGGCACCGAAGCCCTCCTCACCCGCGTCCGCGACCGCCACGGCCGCCAGTACACCCTGAACTACGACGAGGACGGCGTCCCGCTCTCCATCACCCACTCCGGCGGCTACGAACTGCGCGTCACCGTCGACGCCGACCGCATCACCGCCCTGCGCCTGGCCAACGCCACCGAGACCGGCGGCGAAGCCCTGCTGCTGCGATACGGCTACACCGACGGCCACCTCAGCGCCGTCTACAACTCCAGCGGCAAGCCCATGCGCTTCGCCAACGACGCGAGCGGCCGCATCCTCTCCTGGACCGACCGCAACAACTCCCAGTACCTGTACGCCTACGACCGCCTCGACCGCGCGGTCGACGAGGGCGGCGCCGACGGCACCCTGCGCTTCCACTTCACCTACGGCGCCCCGGACCCCGAAACCGGTCTGCGCACCCACACCGAGACCAACGCCCTCGGCCACACCACCACGTACACCGTCAACGACCACGCCCAGATCACCGCGATCACCGGCCCCCTCGGCCACACCACCGCCTACGAACGGGACGAGTACGACCGCCTCCTCACCGAGACCGACGCCCTCGGCCGCACCACCCGCTACGAGTACGACGGCGCCGGGGACCTCATATCCGTCACCCGCCCGGACGGCGAACAGACCACCGCCGTCTACCTCGACCAACTCAGCCTGCCAGTCCAGATCACCGAGCCGGACGGGTCGGTGTGGCGCCACACCTATGACGAGGCCCGCCTCCGTACGTCCCTCAGGGACCCGATCGGCGCGGTCACTTCCTACGGCTATGACGAGCTCGGCCACCTTGCCTCGGTCACCAACACGCTCGGCAACACGGTGCGGGTGTCCTGCAACCCGGCAGGGCTTCCTGTCGAGGTCACCGATCCGACGGGCGCGACAACCCGCTTCGAGCACGACGCGTTCGGACGCACGGTTGCGGTCACCGATCCCATCGGGGGTGTGACGCGGATGACCTGGACGGTCGAGGGGCGCCTGAATACACGTACCGCCCCGGACGGGTCCACCGAGACGTGGACCTACGACGGCGAGGGCAACGTGCTGACCCACACCGATGCGCTGGGTCGGATCAGCACGTTCGAGTACACGCACTTCGAGACCCTCGCCGCCAGCACCGGGCCCGACGGTGCCCGCTACGCGTTCGACTACGACACGCACATGCAGTTGGTCGCCGTCACCAATGCCCTCGGCCAGGTCTGGAACTACACCTACGATGCGGCGGGGCGGCTGGTCGCGGAGAGCGACTTCAACGGGCGGTCCGTCACATACGAGCTGGACCAAGCCGATCAGATCGCCTCCCGCACCAACCCCATGGGTCAGCGGATCAGCTACACCTATGACCTGCTCGGCCGAATAACGGCCAAGGACACGCCCGACGGCACCACCAGCTACTGCTATGACGCCGCAGGCCGCCTGATCCGGGCCGTCAGCCCGGATGCGGAAGTTGTGCGCACCTATGACCGACTGGGACATCTGCTCACCGAGTCGGTCAACGGACGCACCCTCACACACACGCGAGACATGCTGGGACGGCGGACGGAGCGCACGACGCCCGACGGGCATGTCAGCGCTTGGACATACGACGCCGCCGGGCGGCCGATGACCCTGGCCACCGCAGGCGGAAGGGTCAGCTTCTCCTATGACCCTGCCGGACGCGAGCAGCAGCGGATGTACGACGAGCATCTTGCCCTCGTCAACACCTGGGACGCGCGGCACCGCCTCACCGGCCAGGTCCTACACAACGGTGATGCGAATCCGGGGACGATCCTCCAGCAGCGGACCTATACCTACCGCGCGGACGGCAGCCTCAGAGCGGTCGATGACCGGCTTTCCGGCTCCCGCACCTTCGATCTCGACGCAGCCGGCCGGGTCACCGGAGTCCGGGCCGAAGGCTGGAGCGAGAGCTATGCCTACGACCCGGCGGGGAACGTGACCGAGGCTGACTGGCCAGCCACCGGCAGCACCTGGGCCGCGGTCGGCGCCCGGACTTTCGAGGGCACGCAGCTCGTCACCGCCGGCCGTATCCGCTACGAGTACGACACCGCTGGACGCATCACCCTGCGGCAGAAGACCCGGCTGTCTAAGAAGCCGGACACCTGGCGCTACCGGTGGGACGCCGAGGGCCGTCTCACCCAGGTGACCACACCCGATGGCACGCGGTGGCGATACCTCTACGACCCCTTCGGACGTCGCATCACGAAGCACCGCATGGGCACCGATGGTGCCGCTGTCGAGGAGCGCATCGACTTCACCTGGGACGGTCCGGTACTCGCCGAACAGACCACGCATGCGCCCTACCTCCCGGGCCCGCACACCCTCAGCTGGGATCACGAGGAGCTTCACCCGCTCGCCCAGAGCGAGAAGATCACCACTTTCGCGACAGCCGACAGTCCGCAGGACCGGATCGACCGCCGGTTCTTCGCCATCGTGACCGACCTCGTTGGCACCCCGAAAGAGCTCGTCGACCCGAGCACGGAAGCCGTTGCGTGGCGTGCCACGCACACCCTGTGGGGACACACCACCTGGCCCGCAGACAGCGCCACCTACACCCCGCTGCGCTTTCCGGGCCAGTACTTCGATCCGGAGACCCGTCTCCACTACAACGTCAACCGGTACTACGATCCCGAAACCGCTCGCTACACCAGCCCGGACCCGCTTGGCCTGGCTCCGTCCCCGAATCCCGATGCGTACGTCCACAACCCGCACACCTGGGCCGATCCTCTGGGGCTGTCGACCCACCAACACGATGATCTCCTCCAGGCGGTGAAGCTGGAGGCCGACAAGGGGACGAAGGTGAGCCCCTCGAGGATGCGGCCGGTGGCTGCGGAAGGCCTCAAGCTGCCGAACGGACAGATCAAGACCAGCCCGAGCGTCAGGGGCGCCGCGCCCGTCCTGCATTCTGATGTCCAGGCGGTTCTGAACACGGTCCCCGCGGAAGCACGCGGCGACGGGCACGGCAAGTGCGGACTTCCCGTACTCCTCTCGGACGCACTGAACAACAAGATCGATCCGACCGGGTCCACGGCAGCTGCGATGATCATCCGTAGCAATACAGAGCACCCGAAGCACGGCCACCCGATCGGGCCGTGCAAGAGCTGCCGAGCTCTCAGTGAGCACTACAAACTCGATTTCATTACGGACGACGGATTGTGA